A window of the Aquimarina spinulae genome harbors these coding sequences:
- a CDS encoding ankyrin repeat domain-containing protein — MKKTVLATLLVMCITSVSLATETNVTTASHNYDLTAYKTSPFCMAIVKGDLETVKKLIEFGSDVNEKSDGMTPLMYAARYNRADIIKLLVKNGANIKARNSKGYTAMKFAKQSNAKDAVALLEKLS, encoded by the coding sequence GTATTACTTCTGTAAGTTTAGCTACAGAAACAAATGTGACTACTGCTAGTCATAATTACGATCTTACGGCATATAAGACAAGTCCGTTTTGTATGGCAATTGTAAAAGGAGATTTAGAAACGGTAAAAAAATTAATTGAATTCGGCAGTGACGTTAATGAAAAATCTGACGGGATGACACCGCTTATGTATGCTGCACGATATAACCGTGCAGATATTATTAAACTGCTTGTAAAAAATGGAGCAAATATCAAAGCTAGAAATAGCAAAGGGTATACAGCAATGAAATTTGCAAAGCAATCTAATGCTAAGGATGCAGTAGCTCTTTTAGAGAAATTGTCATAA
- a CDS encoding M48 family metalloprotease, whose translation MRRGGLKIRILIGLAIIAFAFFKKCNNKTLNPYTDRVQNINMTSDQEIAIGLQSAPEMAQQHGGLYPDQKLQSYIDMVGNKLVNSSMAKQTPYKYEFHLLADPNTINAFALPGGQIFITYALLSKLQNEDQVAGVLGHEIGHVLGRHSAERIAEHEFWKTISTGASVGADAGGLVNGIGQNVLLKNGRGDELESDKLGVLFMINSGYNPEEMIGVMKILKAAAGPNRVPEFQSSHPDPENRIEKIKEAIREYSSVQ comes from the coding sequence ATGAGACGCGGTGGCTTAAAAATCAGAATATTAATAGGCTTAGCAATTATTGCCTTTGCATTTTTTAAAAAATGTAATAATAAAACGCTAAACCCATATACCGATAGGGTACAAAATATTAATATGACAAGTGATCAGGAAATTGCTATTGGATTACAAAGTGCTCCTGAAATGGCCCAACAACATGGAGGATTATACCCTGATCAAAAATTACAAAGCTATATCGATATGGTTGGGAACAAATTAGTCAATTCGAGTATGGCAAAACAAACTCCTTACAAATATGAATTTCATTTGTTAGCCGATCCCAATACCATTAATGCTTTTGCATTACCAGGAGGGCAAATATTTATAACCTATGCTTTATTATCCAAATTACAAAATGAAGACCAGGTTGCTGGTGTATTGGGTCATGAAATTGGTCACGTATTAGGACGACATTCTGCAGAAAGAATAGCAGAACATGAATTCTGGAAAACGATATCTACCGGGGCATCAGTTGGTGCAGATGCTGGAGGGCTTGTAAATGGTATTGGGCAAAATGTTTTATTAAAAAATGGCCGTGGTGATGAATTGGAAAGTGATAAGCTAGGCGTTTTGTTTATGATCAATTCGGGTTATAATCCTGAAGAAATGATTGGCGTAATGAAAATTCTAAAAGCTGCTGCCGGGCCTAACCGTGTTCCCGAATTTCAAAGTTCCCACCCTGATCCTGAAAATCGTATAGAAAAAATCAAAGAGGCAATACGAGAATATAGTAGTGTACAATAA
- a CDS encoding CAP domain-containing protein, which produces MKTSLIKYFCVFALLCTAFSCSKDDDDNTITETPSEVSITDEILKLVNEYRQTKGLEALAKNTTAEQLAADHTRYMISKGAINHDNFDTKFDTLREKENATGMAENVASFYPDAQSVVDGWINSEGHRKNIEGNYTHTGIAAIKDASGRYYYTQIFYR; this is translated from the coding sequence ATGAAAACTTCTTTAATTAAATACTTTTGTGTTTTTGCACTTTTATGCACTGCTTTTTCTTGTTCTAAGGATGACGACGATAATACCATTACAGAAACTCCAAGTGAAGTTTCGATTACAGACGAAATACTAAAATTGGTAAATGAATATCGACAAACTAAGGGACTAGAGGCATTGGCAAAAAATACAACTGCCGAGCAATTAGCTGCTGATCATACACGGTATATGATTTCTAAAGGTGCTATTAACCATGATAATTTCGATACTAAATTCGATACTTTACGAGAAAAGGAAAATGCCACAGGGATGGCAGAAAATGTAGCTAGTTTTTACCCTGATGCCCAAAGTGTTGTAGACGGATGGATTAATAGCGAAGGGCATCGAAAAAATATTGAGGGTAATTATACTCATACTGGTATTGCTGCAATAAAAGATGCAAGTGGCAGATACTACTATACACAAATTTTTTACCGCTAA
- a CDS encoding M15 family metallopeptidase, with protein sequence MVRRDFIGISTLGMIGVLSSSFSMLRSEFSKDDLMGKSNPLLFGDGYKLRKDAYEAFLKMKTEASKSGFKIKVVSSYRNYAHQNRIWERKYKKFIKEGLSPIKAIQKIIEYSTIPGTSRHHWGTDLDIVDGNAPQPKGLLLAKNFEGDGPFCKFKEWMDKHANSFGFYLVYTDKENRKGFKYEPWHYSYAPLSIPMLKSYQKLDIAEELKKANLLGSNFFSEDFITQYIAENISDINPELL encoded by the coding sequence ATGGTAAGAAGAGATTTTATTGGTATTAGTACCCTGGGAATGATTGGGGTTTTATCATCATCATTTTCTATGCTTCGATCAGAATTCTCTAAAGATGATCTTATGGGAAAAAGTAATCCATTACTTTTTGGTGATGGATATAAGCTTCGAAAAGATGCTTATGAAGCTTTTCTTAAAATGAAGACTGAAGCATCAAAAAGTGGATTCAAAATAAAAGTTGTTTCCAGCTATAGAAACTATGCGCACCAAAATCGAATCTGGGAACGTAAATACAAAAAGTTTATAAAAGAAGGGTTATCCCCTATTAAAGCAATACAAAAAATTATAGAATATTCTACTATTCCTGGTACCTCAAGACATCATTGGGGTACCGATTTAGATATTGTAGATGGTAATGCTCCACAACCCAAAGGATTACTTCTTGCCAAGAATTTTGAAGGTGATGGCCCGTTTTGCAAGTTTAAAGAATGGATGGATAAACATGCGAACTCTTTTGGTTTCTACCTTGTATATACGGATAAAGAAAACAGAAAAGGTTTTAAATATGAACCCTGGCACTATTCGTATGCCCCACTTTCTATTCCTATGTTAAAATCATATCAAAAACTAGATATTGCCGAAGAGTTAAAAAAGGCAAATTTGCTTGGTAGTAACTTTTTCTCAGAAGATTTTATCACACAATATATTGCAGAGAACATATCAGATATTAATCCCGAATTACTGTAG
- a CDS encoding ClpP family protease — protein MKEKSGKTQDLIDKKFLEERSVFLWGQVDDKSAKHVIDRLMYLDMVSNKEIKLYINSPGGYVTSGFAMYDTIKSLKSPVSTICTGLAASMGSILLSVGEKGRRFIQPHAKVMIHQPSGGARGQASNIEIQAAEILKTKELSAQILADNCGQDVEKVLKDFNRDYWMDAEESLEYGIIDGILE, from the coding sequence ATGAAAGAAAAATCAGGAAAAACACAAGATCTGATCGATAAAAAATTTCTAGAGGAACGTAGTGTATTTCTTTGGGGACAGGTAGATGACAAGTCGGCTAAACATGTAATCGACAGACTTATGTACCTAGATATGGTAAGTAACAAAGAAATCAAACTATATATTAATAGTCCCGGAGGATATGTTACATCTGGATTTGCAATGTATGATACTATAAAAAGTTTAAAAAGCCCGGTTTCTACTATTTGCACAGGATTAGCTGCTTCTATGGGGTCAATTCTTCTAAGTGTTGGTGAAAAAGGCCGAAGATTTATACAACCTCATGCAAAAGTGATGATTCATCAACCAAGTGGTGGTGCCAGAGGACAAGCTTCTAACATAGAAATCCAGGCTGCAGAAATTCTTAAGACCAAAGAACTTAGTGCTCAAATACTTGCTGATAACTGCGGACAAGATGTTGAGAAAGTATTGAAGGACTTTAATCGTGATTATTGGATGGATGCTGAAGAATCATTAGAGTACGGAATTATAGACGGAATTCTGGAATAA
- a CDS encoding gliding motility-associated C-terminal domain-containing protein, whose product MDRIFFIVVCLLAQVTIAQQAFHNYGNIQIHDQGEVGFHTDLINDGTFDQNLGLAGFYNPTGSLNVSGDNRPIFHNMEIDVEDDLLLDVAVGVTNFQEFITGRVQTPRDRRNVSLDYINDAPYLGENDDRYVDGYSSITGVLDFTFPIGDDFRLRPMRIENQAAVNTARGAYFFENPNSPNFFSTSFNTDNFSNVLFGVSSFEFWDLDGDVETRVTLTWDDNSNIPTLVDELEDLRVVGWDRNLQQWVSLGNFAASGDLNSGEITSELMIPDNYVVLTFGSSDIILDGDLEIFTAVSPNGDGVNDTFIIQGIEQFSNNELTIFNRWGVEVYRKKGYDNSWGGYSEGRATIAKDEQLPVGTYYYILKIEGQKDRAGYLYINV is encoded by the coding sequence ATGGATAGAATATTTTTTATTGTCGTATGCCTTCTGGCCCAAGTTACTATAGCTCAACAAGCTTTTCATAACTACGGGAATATTCAAATTCACGATCAAGGTGAAGTTGGTTTCCACACTGATTTAATTAACGATGGTACGTTTGACCAAAATTTAGGTCTTGCAGGGTTTTACAATCCTACAGGTAGCCTTAATGTATCTGGTGATAATCGCCCTATTTTTCATAATATGGAAATTGATGTTGAAGACGATTTGCTGTTGGATGTTGCTGTTGGTGTAACAAACTTTCAGGAATTTATAACCGGAAGAGTACAAACTCCCAGAGATAGACGTAATGTTTCTTTAGATTATATAAATGACGCTCCTTATTTAGGTGAAAATGATGATCGATATGTAGATGGATATTCTTCTATTACCGGGGTATTAGATTTTACTTTCCCTATTGGAGATGATTTTAGACTACGTCCTATGCGTATCGAAAATCAGGCAGCGGTTAATACAGCACGAGGTGCGTATTTCTTTGAAAACCCAAACTCTCCTAATTTTTTCTCTACCAGCTTTAATACTGATAATTTTAGTAATGTATTATTTGGTGTTAGCTCTTTTGAATTTTGGGATCTTGACGGAGATGTAGAAACCAGAGTAACTCTTACCTGGGATGACAATAGTAATATACCTACTCTTGTTGATGAGTTAGAAGATCTTAGAGTTGTAGGATGGGATAGAAATTTACAACAGTGGGTAAGTTTAGGGAACTTTGCTGCCTCTGGTGATTTAAATAGTGGAGAAATCACTTCAGAATTAATGATCCCTGATAACTATGTTGTTCTTACGTTTGGTTCTTCTGATATCATATTAGACGGCGATCTGGAAATATTTACAGCAGTTTCTCCTAATGGTGATGGAGTTAATGATACTTTTATCATCCAGGGAATCGAGCAATTTTCAAATAACGAACTAACCATTTTTAATAGATGGGGAGTTGAAGTATACCGTAAAAAAGGATATGACAATTCATGGGGAGGTTACTCTGAAGGTAGAGCTACTATTGCTAAAGATGAACAATTACCAGTAGGTACATATTATTATATCTTGAAAATTGAAGGTCAGAAAGATCGTGCAGGATATCTGTATATCAATGTATAA